One genomic segment of bacterium includes these proteins:
- a CDS encoding ABC transporter ATP-binding protein: MIHLEGISKSFGGVQALAPTDLEVRPGERLALLGRNGSGKTTLLRMLVGLSKPSGGRLLLGGERLRPGGWRAFRGRLGFMPERVVFHENLTGATTLGFYARLRGVEVTEVRPMLDRVGLRDAADKKVGVYSKGMRQRLNLAQALLGDPRVLVLDEPLEGLDSHGVRRFFELVDRVEGRTVVFSSHRLSEVSGTADRICILKKGVVQALGTESELRGELDLPLKVILRSAPDLDQELQAALGRLSTAIVAGRNGSIVISVPQGNKIPFLAELNTFSEAIEELRFEEPTLEEVLAETD, encoded by the coding sequence TTGATTCACCTGGAGGGAATCTCCAAGAGCTTCGGCGGTGTTCAGGCACTGGCACCGACCGATCTCGAGGTTCGCCCGGGCGAGCGTCTGGCCCTACTGGGCAGGAACGGCTCGGGCAAGACGACTCTCCTGCGGATGCTCGTGGGCCTGTCGAAGCCGTCGGGCGGCAGGCTACTGCTCGGCGGCGAGCGGCTGCGACCCGGAGGCTGGCGGGCGTTTCGCGGCCGGCTCGGGTTCATGCCCGAGAGGGTGGTATTTCACGAGAACCTGACGGGAGCGACAACACTCGGCTTTTACGCTCGCTTGCGCGGGGTCGAGGTCACCGAGGTGCGGCCGATGCTGGATCGAGTCGGACTTCGGGATGCGGCGGACAAGAAGGTCGGTGTGTACTCGAAGGGTATGCGCCAGCGACTGAATCTCGCCCAGGCACTACTCGGAGACCCGCGGGTTCTAGTCCTGGACGAGCCGCTCGAAGGTCTCGATTCCCACGGGGTGCGGCGCTTTTTCGAGCTCGTCGACAGGGTCGAGGGGCGGACGGTGGTGTTCTCCTCGCACCGACTCTCAGAGGTCTCGGGCACCGCGGATCGCATCTGCATCCTCAAGAAGGGCGTGGTGCAGGCACTCGGGACCGAGAGCGAGCTGCGCGGTGAGCTCGATCTGCCGTTGAAAGTGATCCTCCGATCGGCGCCGGACCTCGATCAGGAGCTGCAAGCTGCTCTCGGCCGACTCTCCACCGCCATCGTGGCCGGAAGAAACGGAAGCATCGTGATCAGCGTTCCGCAAGGCAACAAGATTCCTTTCCTGGCCGAGCTCAATACCTTTTCGGAAGCGATCGAGGAGCTGCGTTTCGAGGAGCCCACGCTCGAGGAGGTGCTCGCTGAAACCGACTAG
- the nosD gene encoding nitrous oxide reductase family maturation protein NosD, with protein sequence MRGGATLALVTVLVAGGALTPAPAPAQLHFGEQQYAYELHDVLPGAEEFVRGGNHWRAYGPPVETEAEAVDELGDEAGERPLLGFVFLTDDLVEVPAYSGQTINTLVGLDTAGTITGLKIVRHSEPIVLIGLPDEVIHAFVDQYIGLNIADRIIIGRGTKEGYVAVDGISGATVTAVAENATVLEAGRLVGRTEGFIEASQIRVDRPSMHYEALTWRELVRHGSIGSITVGSAVLGLPSDSVAVDLRFAILDPPAIGRNLLGDRFYNVVRERLERDGGSAIYVGGNGELSFKGAGFARGGIFDRFQLEQDGKIFVFADLDYINLPRLEANGAPGLREGGIFFVDPEFDPAAPWTFQLTVPYRLEEERTYETFLADYRLPERFVESEMPFWAARWVALAPGVVFLTLLILGTAVAFAFKQRILRHRKLVHVTVATLAAVGAGLVLKAQPSTTQILTLAGSAIERRFPAAIFLSEPLIFIFWITIVISLFVWGRGFFCGWLCPYGALLEVLLNIWQAVVPEKVRHKLEAWEPPTYWRFGKYVTFLVILLVSFFNLPLAEALDEVEPFKTFVLRLVRPGAFVAYFIVITLASVVSHRFFCRFLCPLGGALAIPSRKPWRPLVRYNMCSDCKICGHECEPRAISFETGRIDYRECLQCWDCQNTAQNHARCPELILAAKEKRPPRVLTGALLLALLVGANPADAARTWRLGPGTGSLQEAISRSSDGDIVVMEPGIYREHLVVDRPLTLRGEKGAVIDGGGTGTLVLVDAPNVTIEGLTLRNCGLDLESSHAGIRVEQASGGARLLDNDIEKCRFGIWLHGSENAVAKGNRIQGVAELLQEQRGDCIHLWNVTGATISGNSLADCRDGIYMELSHDCTVTGNDISRSRYAVHTMWCDRSVYNDNRARENLVGLALMFSSAIEARGNVLHNNATHGMLLVQVTRAAAVDNTLVGNTKGLFVYNSLYNEIRSNIVARNNLGLHYWGGSEDNEVQDNAFIENHIQVEFVAAKDQTWEGNFWTDYNGWDLDGDGRGEVAYRSNTLVDALLTTHPLAKLLLTSPSLQLLALAEREFPIISVPKAVDPKPRSSPSMADWEHVLHRYPARPVDYFGPLSKLPHLPGEHH encoded by the coding sequence TTACTCCGGCACCAGCACCGGCTCAGCTCCACTTCGGCGAGCAGCAATACGCGTACGAGCTCCACGATGTCCTTCCCGGCGCCGAGGAGTTCGTCCGTGGCGGGAACCACTGGAGGGCCTACGGTCCCCCAGTTGAGACAGAAGCTGAGGCAGTAGATGAGCTGGGGGATGAGGCCGGCGAACGGCCTCTGCTCGGGTTCGTGTTCCTCACGGATGACTTAGTGGAGGTCCCCGCCTACTCCGGACAGACCATCAACACACTGGTCGGACTGGACACCGCGGGAACCATCACCGGTCTCAAGATCGTGCGCCACTCCGAGCCGATCGTCTTGATCGGTCTCCCAGACGAAGTCATTCACGCCTTCGTCGACCAGTACATCGGCTTGAATATCGCCGACCGGATCATCATCGGCCGAGGCACCAAGGAAGGTTACGTCGCCGTGGACGGCATCAGCGGTGCGACCGTCACCGCGGTGGCCGAGAACGCCACGGTTCTTGAGGCCGGTCGGCTGGTTGGCCGCACCGAGGGTTTCATCGAGGCCTCACAGATCAGAGTCGATCGGCCCTCGATGCACTACGAAGCACTGACCTGGCGCGAGCTGGTGCGCCACGGCAGCATTGGGAGCATCACCGTCGGCTCCGCCGTGCTGGGGCTGCCGAGCGATTCGGTGGCGGTCGATCTGCGCTTCGCCATACTCGACCCACCGGCGATCGGCCGAAACCTCCTTGGGGACCGCTTCTACAACGTGGTCCGGGAGAGGCTGGAGAGAGACGGCGGCAGCGCGATCTACGTCGGCGGCAATGGAGAGCTCTCGTTCAAGGGCGCCGGGTTCGCGCGCGGCGGTATTTTCGACCGGTTCCAGCTCGAGCAGGATGGCAAGATCTTCGTATTCGCGGACCTCGACTACATCAACCTTCCCAGGCTGGAGGCGAATGGCGCTCCGGGGCTGCGCGAAGGCGGAATCTTCTTCGTCGATCCGGAGTTCGATCCGGCGGCCCCCTGGACCTTCCAGCTCACCGTGCCGTATCGCCTCGAGGAAGAGAGAACGTACGAGACTTTTCTCGCCGACTACCGGTTGCCGGAGAGGTTCGTCGAGTCCGAGATGCCCTTCTGGGCGGCGCGCTGGGTGGCGCTCGCGCCCGGCGTCGTCTTCCTGACGCTTCTCATCCTCGGGACGGCCGTGGCGTTCGCTTTCAAGCAACGGATTCTCCGCCACCGCAAGCTGGTGCACGTCACCGTGGCCACACTGGCAGCCGTTGGCGCCGGGCTGGTCCTCAAGGCCCAGCCGAGCACGACCCAGATCCTGACGCTCGCCGGATCGGCGATCGAGCGGCGGTTTCCGGCCGCGATCTTCCTCTCGGAGCCCCTGATCTTCATCTTCTGGATCACTATTGTGATCTCTTTGTTCGTTTGGGGCCGGGGGTTTTTCTGCGGCTGGCTGTGCCCCTATGGGGCGTTGCTCGAGGTCCTGCTCAATATTTGGCAGGCGGTGGTCCCGGAGAAGGTGCGGCACAAACTGGAGGCCTGGGAACCGCCGACGTACTGGCGCTTCGGCAAGTACGTGACCTTTCTGGTGATCCTGCTGGTCTCGTTCTTCAACCTTCCACTGGCCGAGGCCCTCGACGAGGTAGAGCCTTTCAAGACCTTCGTCTTGAGACTGGTTCGCCCTGGCGCGTTCGTGGCGTACTTCATCGTGATCACCCTGGCGTCAGTCGTGAGTCACCGGTTCTTCTGTCGCTTCCTCTGTCCGCTGGGCGGGGCGCTGGCCATACCGTCTCGAAAACCCTGGCGCCCCCTCGTTCGCTACAACATGTGCAGCGACTGTAAGATCTGCGGGCATGAATGCGAGCCTCGAGCCATCTCGTTCGAAACCGGACGCATCGACTACCGCGAGTGTCTGCAGTGCTGGGATTGTCAAAACACCGCTCAGAACCATGCGAGGTGCCCCGAGTTGATTCTCGCCGCCAAAGAGAAACGGCCTCCCAGAGTGCTGACCGGCGCGCTTCTGCTGGCACTGTTGGTGGGGGCAAATCCGGCGGACGCGGCCCGAACCTGGAGATTGGGTCCCGGGACCGGCTCGCTACAGGAGGCTATCTCACGGAGCTCCGATGGCGACATCGTCGTCATGGAGCCGGGGATCTACCGAGAGCACCTGGTGGTGGACCGGCCCCTGACACTGCGAGGCGAGAAAGGCGCCGTCATCGATGGCGGCGGAACCGGCACACTGGTTCTGGTCGACGCGCCGAACGTAACCATCGAGGGCCTGACGCTGCGCAACTGCGGTCTCGATCTCGAGTCATCGCATGCGGGTATTCGCGTCGAGCAGGCGTCGGGCGGAGCCAGGCTTCTCGACAACGACATCGAGAAGTGCAGGTTCGGCATCTGGCTTCACGGTAGCGAGAACGCTGTCGCCAAAGGAAACCGGATTCAGGGCGTGGCCGAGCTACTGCAGGAACAGCGCGGTGATTGCATCCATCTCTGGAATGTGACCGGGGCGACGATCTCGGGCAACTCCTTGGCCGACTGTCGGGATGGGATCTACATGGAGCTGAGTCACGATTGCACCGTGACCGGCAACGACATCTCGCGCTCTCGCTACGCCGTCCATACCATGTGGTGCGATCGAAGCGTCTACAACGACAATCGAGCCCGCGAGAACCTGGTGGGATTGGCCCTGATGTTTTCGAGCGCGATCGAAGCTCGGGGCAACGTCCTGCACAACAACGCCACCCATGGAATGCTGCTCGTCCAGGTGACCCGAGCCGCGGCCGTCGACAACACCCTGGTCGGCAACACCAAGGGACTCTTCGTCTACAACTCCCTGTACAACGAGATCCGTTCCAATATCGTGGCGCGAAACAATCTCGGGCTGCACTACTGGGGCGGGTCCGAGGACAACGAGGTCCAGGACAACGCGTTCATCGAGAACCACATCCAGGTGGAGTTCGTGGCGGCGAAGGACCAGACCTGGGAGGGCAACTTCTGGACCGACTACAACGGTTGGGATCTCGACGGCGACGGCAGGGGCGAGGTCGCTTATCGGTCGAACACCCTGGTCGACGCTCTGCTGACGACGCATCCGCTCGCCAAGCTGCTGCTGACCAGCCCCAGCCTGCAACTGCTTGCCCTTGCCGAGCGGGAGTTTCCGATCATCAGCGTGCCGAAGGCGGTCGACCCCAAGCCTCGATCCTCTCCTTCGATGGCGGATTGGGAGCACGTTCTCCATCGCTACCCGGCTCGACCGGTGGACTACTTCGGTCCGCTCAGCAAATTGCCCCATCTTCCCGGAGAGCACCATTGA